A single region of the Nicotiana sylvestris chromosome 6, ASM39365v2, whole genome shotgun sequence genome encodes:
- the LOC138870384 gene encoding uncharacterized protein, translating into MSSYFVPYLVMPRDSLSAPVIVSTPMGDSIIVDHVYRSCVVSIGGLETSVDLLLLDMVDFDVILGMDWVSPYHSILDCHTKTARCMVEKGCLANLAYVRDSSAKVPSMDSVPVVREFPEVFPGDLPGMPPNRDIDFFIDLALGT; encoded by the exons ATGTCGTCCTATTTTGttccctatttggttatgcctcgtgattctttgagtgctccggTGATTGTATCCACGCCTATGGGAGATTCTATCATTGTAGATCATGTttatcgctcgtgtgtggtttccattggaggtcttgagactagcgtagatcttttgcttctcgatatggttgattttgatgtcattttggggatggattgggtGTCACCTTATCAttctatattggactgtcacacCAAGACG gctcggtgtatggtcgagaaggggtgtttggctaatttggcttatgttcgtgattctagcgcaaaggttccttccatggattctgtaccagttgttcgtgaatttccagaggtatttcctggaGACCTACCGGGGATGCCACCTAACAGGGACATTGACTTtttcattgatttggctctaggcacttag